From a region of the Coprococcus comes ATCC 27758 genome:
- a CDS encoding ATP-binding protein → MAAGSLLGAALHKGTSFPVGKVEFMDLYPLTFQEFLCALGEERFVNILQGTDTDMVTTFKSKYIDRLREYYYVGGMPEVVQTYVETKDFNQVREIQKNLLNYYQQDFSKHAETSLVPRLNLVWNSIPMQLAKKNKKYIYGQVRKGSRAKDFELAIQWLLDCGLIHKVQRAGKNFDYSVGSESGGKFEGKKPESVL, encoded by the coding sequence GTGGCAGCAGGTTCTCTTTTGGGTGCGGCATTGCATAAAGGAACTTCTTTTCCGGTCGGAAAGGTAGAGTTTATGGATCTTTATCCATTGACATTTCAGGAATTTTTGTGCGCATTAGGAGAGGAACGCTTCGTAAATATTCTTCAGGGAACGGATACCGATATGGTGACAACATTCAAATCTAAATATATAGACCGATTACGCGAATATTATTATGTAGGTGGCATGCCGGAAGTAGTACAGACGTATGTAGAAACGAAGGATTTTAATCAGGTCAGAGAGATACAGAAGAACCTGTTGAATTATTATCAACAGGATTTTTCAAAACACGCCGAGACTTCATTGGTTCCAAGACTGAATCTTGTATGGAATTCGATTCCGATGCAGCTGGCGAAGAAAAATAAAAAATATATCTATGGACAGGTGAGAAAAGGATCAAGGGCAAAAGATTTTGAGCTGGCAATACAATGGCTTTTAGACTGTGGACTGATTCATAAGGTACAAAGAGCAGGGAAGAACTTCGATTATTCCGTTGGAAGTGAAAGCGGAGGAAAATTTGAGGGCAAAAAGCCTGAAAGCGTTCTGTGA
- a CDS encoding TrkH family potassium uptake protein: MTVIYKKMTQTQMIVVGYLLLILLGSILLMLPVSSRDGNMTSFADALFTSTSASCVTGLVVQDTYLHWSFFGQLIILILIQIGGMGFMTIGVCVAILLRRKIGLKVRGILQESINSIQIGGIVKLTKKIIKGTLFFESIGAVLLMIRFIPEFGIGRGIWYGIFHSISAFCNAGFDLMGENGAYQSLIRYSDDWLVNTVIMLLIIIGGIGFLVWDDLSVKKFQWKKYHLHTKIVLSTTGFLIIGGAVLFLILEKNNVLAGMPVKEQILCSLFHSVTARTAGFNTTDTGALTEGSKLVTMILMFIGGSPGSTAGGIKTTTVVVLIVFVRANLMEAAGCNVFNRRLDETAIRKASVVMCTNLFLILTGTIFMEIMQPFSLSDVMFEVFSAMGTVGMSAGITRDVCMASRMVLVFLMFCGRIGSLTFALSLKGHRHGAPIRKPVEEITIG; encoded by the coding sequence ATGACAGTAATATATAAAAAGATGACACAGACACAGATGATTGTTGTCGGGTATTTGTTGTTGATCCTTTTGGGAAGTATTCTCTTAATGCTTCCGGTTTCATCAAGGGATGGAAATATGACATCTTTTGCAGATGCATTATTTACCTCGACATCCGCATCCTGTGTGACTGGGCTGGTTGTACAGGATACATATCTGCACTGGTCTTTTTTTGGACAGCTTATCATTTTGATCCTGATCCAGATCGGCGGTATGGGATTTATGACAATTGGTGTCTGTGTGGCGATTCTGTTAAGAAGAAAGATAGGGCTTAAAGTCCGTGGAATTTTGCAGGAGAGTATCAATAGTATTCAAATTGGTGGAATTGTAAAGCTTACGAAGAAGATTATAAAAGGAACACTTTTTTTTGAAAGCATTGGAGCTGTATTGCTGATGATCCGGTTTATTCCGGAATTCGGAATAGGAAGAGGAATCTGGTACGGGATTTTTCATTCTATATCAGCCTTTTGCAACGCCGGGTTTGACCTTATGGGAGAAAATGGTGCCTATCAGTCACTGATCAGATATTCGGATGACTGGCTGGTAAATACAGTGATCATGCTGCTGATTATAATCGGTGGAATCGGTTTTTTAGTGTGGGATGATCTGTCTGTGAAAAAATTTCAATGGAAAAAATATCATCTGCATACAAAGATTGTATTATCAACAACAGGTTTTCTGATTATAGGAGGAGCAGTTTTATTCCTGATACTGGAAAAAAATAATGTACTGGCAGGGATGCCTGTGAAAGAACAGATACTCTGTTCTTTATTTCACTCGGTGACAGCCAGAACGGCAGGATTTAATACAACCGATACAGGAGCATTGACGGAAGGCAGTAAACTTGTTACTATGATTCTGATGTTCATAGGAGGAAGCCCGGGATCTACAGCAGGTGGAATTAAGACGACAACCGTAGTGGTTCTTATTGTATTTGTGCGTGCAAATCTGATGGAAGCAGCCGGTTGTAATGTATTTAACAGAAGACTGGATGAAACTGCGATCAGAAAGGCCAGTGTTGTAATGTGTACGAATTTGTTCCTTATACTAACAGGAACGATCTTCATGGAAATTATGCAGCCGTTTTCTTTGTCGGATGTGATGTTTGAAGTCTTTTCTGCAATGGGAACAGTGGGAATGTCTGCGGGAATCACAAGAGATGTATGTATGGCATCAAGAATGGTGCTGGTATTTCTGATGTTTTGCGGAAGAATAGGAAGTCTGACATTTGCACTTTCACTGAAAGGGCACAGACATGGAGCACCGATCCGGAAACCGGTAGAAGAAATTACGATAGGATAG
- a CDS encoding 50S ribosomal protein L25, whose protein sequence is MNTLKAEKRNMQTKAKKLRREGYVTGNVFGREIEGSIPVQMTQKEAEKFLKANGKGSQIMLDLDGEQMDVLVKEVDYDSMGSKVLEIDFQALVSGEMVHSVAEVVIHNQSKVVTGVVEELLDEIEYKALPSALVEKVIVDVGDLKVGETIKVKDLDIAKDKDVKLITDPEADVAGVAAVHNDVPETDEEEAAVE, encoded by the coding sequence ATGAATACTTTAAAAGCTGAAAAAAGAAACATGCAGACAAAAGCCAAAAAACTCAGAAGAGAAGGTTATGTAACCGGCAATGTATTCGGACGTGAGATTGAAGGCTCCATTCCGGTACAGATGACACAGAAAGAAGCGGAAAAGTTCCTGAAAGCTAATGGCAAAGGAAGCCAGATCATGTTGGATTTGGACGGAGAGCAGATGGATGTGCTGGTAAAAGAAGTCGATTATGATTCTATGGGTTCAAAAGTACTTGAAATAGATTTTCAGGCACTGGTAAGTGGAGAAATGGTACATTCCGTAGCAGAAGTTGTGATCCACAATCAGTCAAAGGTTGTCACAGGTGTTGTAGAGGAACTGCTTGATGAAATTGAATACAAAGCACTTCCATCTGCACTTGTTGAAAAAGTAATTGTTGACGTTGGAGATTTGAAGGTTGGAGAAACCATTAAAGTCAAAGACCTTGACATCGCAAAGGATAAAGATGTCAAACTGATCACAGATCCGGAAGCAGATGTAGCAGGTGTGGCTGCCGTTCATAATGATGTTCCGGAAACAGATGAGGAAGAAGCAGCAGTTGAATAA